In one window of Plasmodium cynomolgi strain B DNA, chromosome 13, whole genome shotgun sequence DNA:
- a CDS encoding vacuolar protein sorting 29 (putative) encodes MSGKLEDIGELVLLIGDFHSPMRNLGLPDCFKDLLKTDKIKHVLCTGNVGCRENLELLKNIADSVHITKGDMDDEYDFPEDINLTIGDFKMSLIHGHQIIPWGDTNALLQWQKKYDSDIIISGHTHKNSIVRYEGKYFINPGSATGAFQPWLSQPTPSFILMAVAKSSIVVYVYEEKNGKTNVEMSELQK; translated from the coding sequence ATGAGCGGAAAGCTGGAAGACATAGGCGAACTCGTTTTGCTTATCGGAGATTTCCATTCCCCCATGAGAAACTTAGGACTCCCCGACTGCTTCAAAGATCTCCTCAAAAcagacaaaataaagcatGTGTTATGTACAGGCAATGTTGGCTGTCGAGAAAATCtggaattattaaaaaatattgctgACTCGGTTCATATAACCAAAGGAGATATGGACGACGAGTATGATTTCCCTGAAGATATCAATCTCACTATTGGAGATTTTAAAATGTCATTAATCCATGGTCACCAAATTATCCCTTGGGGGGACACGAATGCACTTTTACAATGGCAAAAGAAGTACGACAGCGATATAATCATTTCGGGGCACACACATAAAAATTCCATTGTCCGCTATGAAGGGAAATACTTTATTAACCCTGGGTCAGCAACTGGAGCCTTTCAGCCATGGCTTTCTCAACCCACTCCGAGCTTCATATTAATGGCCGTGGCGAAGAGTTCCATCGTTGTTTATGTgtatgaggagaaaaatgggaaaacgaATGTCGAGATGAGTGAGCTGCAGAAGTGA
- a CDS encoding ATP-dependent Clp protease (putative) — translation MNALYLLLAMLTLKLVVTIHTRTQPNFLNSTYQLNKCKTLNLRRICRKIKPRNNKLFVSLFDEYDEKCIRALIMAREVAKNQNEKEIQLKHLLIAIIRIDSNLVKHILNFFNISITTFLDKLNKEMNNRRGNTSFGTNQDKQNASPGEGTPIQEIPIQETPLQETPLQETPLQETPTDQLPPPDNSNSIVEGERSHQSNDPNGEHKLMNAFINKHIQDIEDKINQLKNLDKGQSDISTEVDDADSSVEGSNERDEAARNLIRDAAKRVLGDHAGDLEDPPGGPPLLDQATPGELPTDLPSDLPSDVSKELSKELSKELSKELSKELSRQLPSDLANNLPNDLPDEKADIKFSQNCKRVLHNAVLEARRKKKMFVNVTDILIALINMAQENQNCEFLRYLSELNISVNDLKRELTTYDEQNCFAPPTGRASRNSQRDDDQNTNHTEKREENGSHRETSENRDENQRMRSMNNEQTNHHFMNNLNNDYLNQSREFKNYEEGSFPPNNKLFSSSYVKDCLTDMVQAAYEKGDEHFFGRKKEIKRIIEILGRKKKSNPLLIGESGVGKTAIIEHLSYLILKDKVPYHLRNCRIYQLNVGNIVAGTKYRGEFEEKMKHLLNNMNKRKKNILFIDEIHVIVGADNLQCIGTTTFQEYTKYIESDKALRRRFNCVPVKPFTAKETLLLLKKIKYNYEKYHNIYYTNDALKSIVMLTEDYLPTANFPDKAIDILDEAGAYQKIKYEMFMRQRLRDERAGQVGGNQGSGNQGSGGQGSGGQGSGDQVITRQVNAAHLSGDEHPPAKLHTADSEPADIDEDRNVEAQNYLQNMHMKYVTSDVIENIVSKKSSISYIKKNKKEEEKIIKLKEKLSKIIIGQEKVIDILSRYLFKAITNIKDPNKPIGTLLLCGSSGVGKTLCAQVISKYLFNEDNLIVINMSEYIDKHSVSKLFGSYPGYVGYKEGGELTESVKKKPFSIILFDEIEKAHSEVLHVLLQILDNGILTDSKGNKVSFKNTFIFMTTNVGSDIITDYFKLYNKNYSNLGFKYYLSKSQNREDTHSSSLSKGQLPEGVNSVGNSVVEHPTRLSNNGGADIQIDHKTYDHPVENPPNQQPNSYEIFEEKLRTNKWYEELQPEIEEELKKKFLPEFLNRIDEKIIFRQFLKRDIVNIFQNMIDDLKKRIKKRKNLNLIIEQGVIKYICSDENNIYDMNFGARSIRRALYKYIEDPIASFLISNLCEPNDSIHVSLSSDNKINVQLLKASVDQLVL, via the exons ATGAATAACAGGAGGGGGAACACAAGCTTTGGGACCAACCAGGACAAACAGAATGCCTCCCCAGGGGAGGGGACACCAATTCAGGAGATACCAATTCAGGAGACACCACTTCAGGAGACACCACTTCAGGAGACACCACTTCAGGAAACACCAACAGATcaacttcccccccctgacAACAGCAACAGCATTGTAGAAGGCGAAAGATCGCATCAATCGAACGATCCAAACGGAGAGCACAAACTGATGAATGCCTTCATCAACAAACACATCCAAGACATAGAGGACAAAATCAATCAGCTGAAGAACCTGGACAAGGGACAGAGTGACATTTCTACTGAGGTCGACGATGCTGACAGCTCCGTGGAAGGGTCAAACGAAAGGGATGAGGCAGCTAGGAACCTCATCCGTGATGCTGCGAAGCGCGTTTTGGGAGATCACGCGGGTGATCTGGAGGACCCCCCCGGTGGACCGCCCCTTCTTGATCAGGCGACCCCAGGCGAGCTGCCCACCGACTTGCCCAGCGATTTGCCCAGCGATGTATCCAAGGAGTTGTCAAAAGAGCTGTCAAAAGAGCTGTCAAAAGAGTTGTCAAAAGAGTTATCCCGCCAGTTGCCAAGCGACCTCGCGAACAACCTCCCGAACGACCTCCCCGACGAAAAGGCAGACATCAAATTTTCCCAAAACTGCAAGCGAGTGCTTCACAACGCGGTGCTGGAAgcaaggagaaagaaaaaaatgttcgtcAACGTGACGGACATACTGATCGCCCTCATCAACATGGCACAGGAAAACCAAAACTGCGAATTCTTAAGGTACCTCAGCGAGCTCAACATAAGCGTAAACGATTTGAAGAGGGAGCTAACTACGTACGACGAGCAAAATTGCTTTGCACCCCCCACGGGAAGAGCAAGCCGGAACTCCCAACGAGATGATGACCAGAATACTAACCATACAGAGAAACGGGAAGAAAATGGCTCGCACAGAGAAACGTCCGAAAACAGAGATGAGAATCAACGAATGCGCAGCATGAACAACGAACAGACAAATCATCACTTTATGAACAACCTAAACAATGACTATCTGAACCAATCGAGGGAATTCAAAAACTACGAGGAAGGTAGCTTCCCACCaaacaataaattatttagcTCCTCCTATGTGAAAGATTGTCTAACTGATATGGTCCAAGCAGCGTACGAAAAAGGAGATGAACATTtctttggaagaaaaaaagaaataaaaagaatcatAGAAATattaggaaggaaaaaaaaatcgaaccCATTACTTATTGGAGAAAGTGGAGTCGGAAAAACAGCCATCATAGAACACTTGTCTTATTTAATATTGAAAGATAAAGTACCATACCATTTGAGGAATTGCCGAATCTACCAACTCAACGTTGGTAACATCGTAGCTGGGACTAAGTACAGAGGAGAGTTTGAAGAAAAGATGAAACATCTGctaaataatatgaataagagaaaaaaaaatattctttttattgaCGAGATTCATGTTATTGTGGGTGCAG ATAATTTACAATGTATTGGCACCACGACATTTCAAGAGTACACTAAATATATCGAATCGGATAAAGCTCTGAGGAGACGATTTAACTGCGTCCCTGTGAAACCATTCACCGCCAAGGAGACTCTCCTCCTGctgaagaaaattaaatACAACTATGAAAAGTACCACAATATTTACTACACAAATGATGCCCTCAAATCGATCGTTATGCTGACGGAGGATTACCTTCCCACGGCGAATTTCCCCGATAAGGCCATTGACATATTGGACGAGGCAGGCGCGTACCAGAAGATCAAGTACGAAATGTTTATGCGGCAGAGGTTGCGCGATGAGCGTGCCGGACAGGTGGGCGGTAACCAGGGGAGCGGTAACCAGGGGAGCGGCGGCCAGGGGAGCGGCGGCCAGGGGAGCGGCGATCAGGTGATTACCCGCCAGGTGAACGCCGCTCATCTGAGTGGAGACGAGCATCCACCTGCGAAGCTGCACACTGCTGACAGCGAACCCGCAGACATCGACGAGGACAGAAATGTCGAAGCACAGAATTACCTccaaaatatgcacatgaaGTACGTCACGTCAGACGTAATCGAAAATATTGTCAGCAAAAAGTCCTCTATatcatacataaaaaaaaacaaaaaggaggaagaaaaaatcataaaattgaaggaaaaactaagcaaaattataatcggacaagaaaaagtaaTCGACATATTATCTAGATATCTATTCAAAGCAATAACAAACATTAAGGATCCAAATAAACCCATTGGCACGTTGCTACTATGTGGGTCATCAGGGGTTGGAAAGACTCTGTGCGCCCAAGTGATATCGAAGTATTTATTCAATGAAGATAACCTAATCGTAATAAACATGAGTGAGTATATAGACAAGCATTCAGTAAGCAAATTGTTCGGTAGCTATCCAGGTTATGTAGGTTATAAGGAAGGAGGAGAACTAACCGAGagtgtaaagaaaaaaccaTTCTCTATCATCCTTTTCGATGAAATTGAAAAGGCACATAGCGAAGTCTTACATGTTTTGTTGCAAATTTTGGATAATGGAATCCTAACAGATTCAAAGGGAAATAAAGtctcttttaaaaatacctTTATCTTTATGACAACCAATGTAGGGTCAGACATTATCACAGATTATTTCAAactgtataataaaaattactcaAATCTGGGCTTTAAGTATTACCTTAGTAAGAGTCAAAACAGGGAAGATACACATAGTTCTTCCCTCTCAAAGGGGCAACTACCTGAAGGAGTTAACAGTGTAGGTAACTCAGTGGTGGAACATCCAACTCGATTAAGTAACAACGGTGGGGCTGACATACAGATAGACCACAAAACTTATGACCACCCCGTGGAGAACCCCCCTAACCAACAACCAAACAGCTACGAaatttttgaggaaaaactACGAACCAACAAATGGTACGAAGAATTACAACCAGAAATAGAAGAAGaactgaagaagaaatttctTCCAGAATTCCTAAACAGGATAGacgagaaaattattttccggCAATTTCTCAAAAGAGatattgttaatattttccaaaatatgaTTGacgatttgaaaaaaagaattaaaaaaagaaaaaatctcaATTTGATTATCGAACAAGGTGTTATTAAATACATATGTAGTGacgaaaataatatatatgacatGAATTTTGGTGCCAGATCCATTAGAAGGGCactgtataaatatatcgaAGATCCCattgcttcctttttaatttccaatTTGTGTGAACCGAATGATTCTATTCATGTTTCTCTGTCCAGcgataacaaaattaatgtgCAGTTGTTGAAGGCATCCGTAGACCAGCTTGTGTTGTAA